A window of Hyperolius riggenbachi isolate aHypRig1 chromosome 1, aHypRig1.pri, whole genome shotgun sequence contains these coding sequences:
- the APC gene encoding adenomatous polyposis coli protein isoform X2 yields the protein MAAASYDQLLKQVKALKMENTNLRQELEDNSNHLTKLETEASNMKEVLKQLQGSIEDEAMASSGQIDILERLKELNLDGTNFAGVKMKSKMSLRSYGSREGSLSGHSGECSPVPTGSFPRRGVVNGSRESAGYMEELEKERSLLIAELEKEEKEKDWYYAQLQNLTKRIDGLPLTENFSLQTDMTRRQLEFEARQIRAAMEKQLGTCQDMEKRAQLRVARIQQIEKDLFRIRQLLQSQGAEGERAPQSKHDTGSRDAEKPLDAQGCADLATCSTAGNGQGTVRVDHETASVMSSNSSYSVPRRLTSHLGTKVEMVYSLLSMLGTHDKDDMSRTLLAMSSSQDSCIAMRQSGCLPLLIQLLHGNDKDSVLLGNSRGSKEARARASAALHNIIHSQPDDKRGRREIRVLHLLEQIRAYCETCWEWQEAHEQGMDQDKNPMPAPVEHQICPAVCVLMKLSFDEEHRHAMNELGGLQAIAELLQVDCEMYGLINDHYSITLRRYAGMALTNLTFGDVANKATLCSMKSCMRALVAQLKSESEDLQQVIASVLRNLSWRADVNSKKTLREVGSVKALTECALDVKKESTLKSVLSALWNLSAHCTENKADICSVDGALAFLVGTLTYRSQTNTLAIIESGGGILRNVSSLIATNEDHRQILRENNCLQTLLQHLKSHSLTIVSNACGTLWNLSARNAKDQEALWDMGAVSMLKNLIHSKHKMIAMGSAAALRNLMANRPAKYKDANIMSPGSSVPSLHVRKQKALEAELDAQHLSETFDNIDNLSPKTSHRNKQRHKQNLYGDYVLDSSRHDDSICRSDNFSPGNLTVLSTYMNTTVLPAPSSRQTSENSRPEKDRDRPGINNYHTTSDGGCSKRIGLQLSTTAQISKVMDEVSNIHVSQDDRHSGSSSDIHSISDERTSTRKTSNHSHTNPYNFSKGDNSSRGCQVSYMKSMEYKMSSNDSLNSVSSTDGYGKRGQVKPSVESYSEDDEGKFCNYGQYPAGLAHKIHSANHMDDNDTELDTPINYSLKYSDEQLNSGRQSPTQNDRWARPKHIVDSEMKQNEQRQNRNSKTPYTSFTENKEEKHKKFSSHLAQPENSSPYRSRTSNTQGDQIRANSTMGINQKTNKSHCQVDDYDNDKTTNFSERYSEEEQHEDEDDRQVNFSMTGYNQDEHHVEQPIDYSRKYPPEVPATTQKPSFSFSKISSKQKAKKDNVSSSSNTPTPSPNSSRQNQLHPNSAQSRSGQNKQKQSASKSPSINQETIQTYCVEDTPICFSRCSSLSSLSSAEDEIEGRERVAEGADGSNALQITELKDSRNSATKEGTTNENRSTSHMRSKGSRLNASNVSPSDPSRHKSVEFSSGAKSPSKSGAQTPKSPPEHYVQETPLMFSRCTSVSSLDSFESHSIASSVQSEPCSGMVSGIISPSDLPDSPGQTMPPSRSKTPPPPQAVHNKRDTNKPKVTTSTEERDPAVKQTTVHTAVQRVQVLQEADTLLHFATESTPDGFSCSSSLSALSLDEPYIPKDVELKIMPPVFENDHGNEAESDVSKESTDHKKKEEKQEVEKDMLDDTDDDIDILEECIISAMPTKSSRKSKKTSQPAVTKTAPPTARKPSQLPVYKLLPPQNRLQAQKHVSFTHADDMPRVYCVEGTPINFSTTTSLSDLTIESPPNELANNDQAHSLPAVFEKRDTIPTEGRCTDDKEASKKATTSASGLDEDKTEEGDILAECIHSAMPKGKSHKPYRVKKIMDQINHSSGSATSNKNSLEAEKKPTSPVKPMPQLTGSSKKNAEHKINLPPEKPYCDAKKQNIRGQSTNEKLPNNEERLKGSFAFDSPHHYTPIEGTPYCFSRNDSLSSLDFDEDDVDLSKEKEELRKEKEAKDVDTRAASKNTSSNHAPEKGQPSQKASVHKGSAKSHLQKQASFPPASKSVQDRGAARDEKLQNFAIENTPVCFSRNSSLSSLSDIDQENNNKEIKVTKENEPADSEMPLRRPMTSGYAPKSFHVEDTPVCFSRNSSLSSLSIDSEDDLLQECISSAMPKKKKPPKVKTDGEKVRSNSIGGILAEEPDLGLDLRDLQSPDSENAFSPDSENFDWKAIQEGANSIVSRLHQAAAAVSLSRQGSSDSDSILSLKSGISLGSPFHITSDKEEKPITVNKGPRILKPGEKGALENKKNDEEAKGIKGGKKIYKSMITGKSRSSSDFSSQCKQLAQSNMPSISRGRTMIHIPGVRASSPSTSPVSKKVPILKNAPSKPSNDHSTNSPRGQKPFKAEPVYSNKQPSTPGGQSKGTSRSGSRDSTPSRPSPQPLSRPLQSPGRSSISPGRSGISPPNKFSQLPRTSSPSTASTKSSGSGRMSYTSPGRQLSQQNLTKQSTSNLPKAPSGIPRSESASKILHQNTNGAGSSKKAELSRMSSTKSSGSESDRSERPALVRQSTFIKEAPSPTLRRKLEESASFESLSSSSKADSPTRSQAQTPVLSPSLPDMSLSTHPVQPGGWRKMPHNLNVPAEHSDLRKRHDISRSHSESPSRLPAPRSGTWKREHSKHSSSLPRVSTWRRTGSSSSILSASSESSEKAKSEDERQPPCSFVGLKSTTDCTPSAKGTWRKIKENEIIETTSNGSSITLAESNNTLEPKTVHQMAPAVSKTEDVWVRIEDCPINNPRSGRSPTGNSPPVIDNVSEQVEKAEIVRDCQRRHNSGNGNGSVLENRQKSFIKLEGLDAKGTDPKPVINSQHTGQETNENSVPERTPFSSSSSSKHSSPSGTVAVRVTPFNYNPSPRKSNADGSTSRPSQIPTPVTTNSKKRDSKNEATDSSGSQSPKRHSGSYLVTSV from the exons AGGGCACCGCAGAGCAAGCACGATACTGGCAGCAGGGATGCAGAGAAGCCTCTTGATGCACAAGGATGCGCAGACCTCGCCACCTGCAGCACTGCTGGAAATGGGCAG GGAACAGTGCGAGTGGATCATGAGACTGCCAGTGTTATGAGCTCTAACAGTAGTTACTCCGTTCCTCGAAGACTGACTAGTCACCTGGGCACCAAG GTGGAGATGGTATATTCTCTTCTCTCTATGCTGGGTACTCATGATAAGGATGATATGTCTCGTACACTGCTAGCCATGTCAAGCTCCCAGGACAGTTGTATTGCTATGCGCCAGTCTGGATGTCTTCCTCTTCTCATCCAATTACTCCATGGGAATGATAAGGACTCTGTACTGCTGGGGAACTCCCGAGGAAGTAAAGAGGCCAGAGCTCGTGCCAGTGCTGCTCTTCACAACATCATCCACTCCCAGCCTGATGACAAGAGAGGACGGAGAGAGATCAGAGTCCTCCACCTCTTGGAACAGATCAGAGCTTATTGTGAAACATGCTGGGAATGGCAAGAGGCACACGAGCAAGGCATGGATCAGGACAAGAACCCCA TGCCAGCTCCAGTTGAACATCAGATCTGCCCTGCCGTTTGTGTGCTAATGAAGCTCTCGTTTGATGAAGAACACAGGCATGCTATGAATGAGCTCG GTGGACTGCAGGCTATCGCAGAGCTTCTTCAAGTAGATTGTGAAATGTATGGGCTTATTAATGACCACTATAGTATTACACTTCGCCGATATGCTGGGATGGCTTTAACAAATCTGACTTTTGGAGATGTGGCAAACAAG GCAACCCTGTGTTCAATGAAGAGCTGTATGCGAGCTCTTGTAGCCCAGCTGAAATCAGAAAGTGAAGATCTGCAAcag GTCATTGCAAGTGTGCTTCGGAATCTGTCctggagagcagatgtaaacagcaAGAAGACACTGCGGGAGGTTGGAAGTGTGAAAGCATTAACAGAATGTGCACTGGACGTGAAGAAG gagTCCACGTTGAAGAGTGTACTAAGTGCCTTGTGGAACCTGTCTGCTCACTGCACAGAGAATAAAGCAGACATATGTTCTGTGGATGGGGCACTGGCTTTCCTGGTGGGCACATTAACTTACAGAAGTCAGACCAACACCCTGGCCATCATAGAGAGTGGAGGTGGAATACTGCGTAATGTGTCCAGCTTAATCGCCACTAATGAAGACCACAG GCAAATCCTGAGGGAGAACAACTGCttacagacacttctgcagcactTGAAATCGCACAGCTTGACTATTGTCAGCAATGCTTGTGGGACTTTGTGGAACTTATCTGCTCGGAATGCCAAGGATCAGGAAGCACTATGGGACATGGGTGCTGTCAGCATGCTCAAAAACCTCATCCATTCAAAGCACAAAATGATTGCGATGGGCAGTGCAGCAGCCTTACGGAACTTAATGGCAAACAGACcagcaaaatacaaagatgcaaaTATCATGTCTCCTGGGTCCAGTGTTCCATCTCTTCATGTACGAAAGCAGAAAGCCTTAGAAGCAGAGCTTGATGCACAGCACCTCTCTGAGACATTTGATAACATTGACAACTTAAGTCCCAAAACATCCCATCGCAATAAGCAGAGACACAAACAGAATTTGTATGGTGACTATGTTTTGGACTCAAGCAGACATGATGATTCTATTTGTCGGTCAGACAATTTCAGTCCTGGAAACTTAACTGTCCTTTCGACATACATGAATACAACAGTGTTACCAGCACCTTCTTCTAGGCAAACTAGTGAAAACAGTCGGCCAGAAAAGGACAGGGACCGTCCTGGAATAAATAACTATCATACTACCAGTGATGGAGGTTGCTCCAAGCGTATCGGACTACAGCTATCAACTACTGCTCAGATCTCCAAAGTTATGGATGAAGTATCAAATATTCATGTATCTCAAGATGATAGACATTCAGGGTCCTCCTCAGATATTCACAGTATATCAGATGAAAGAACTAGTACAAGAAAAACATCTAACCACTCCCACACAAATCCCTATAATTTCTCCAAAGGAGACAACTCCAGCAGAGGATGTCAGGTGTCCTATATGAAAAGTATGGAGTATAAAATGTCATCAAATGATAGTTTAAACAGTGTTAGCAGTACTGATGGCTATGGAAAACGTGGCCAAGTTAAACCGTCTGTTGAATCCTACTCTGAAGATGATGAGGGTAAATTCTGCAACTATGGACAGTATCCAGCCGGTTTAGCACACAAAATACACAGCGCTAATCACATGGACGATAATGATACTGAATTGGACACGCCAATAAATTACAGTCTCAAATATTCAGATGAACAGTTGAATTCTGGAAGGCAAAGTCCTACTCAAAATGACAGATGGGCCAGACCCAAACATATAGTagacagtgaaatgaaacaaaatgaACAACGGCAAAATAGGAATTCCAAAACACCTTATACTTCATTCACAGAGAACAAAGAAGAGAAACATAAAAAGTTTTCCTCTCACTTAGCACAACCAGAAAACTCTTCACCATATCGATCTAGAACATCAAATACGCAAGGTGATCAGATAAGGGCAAATTCTACTATGGGAATAAATCAGAAGACTAACAAATCTCATTGTCAAGTGGATGACTATGACAATGACAAAACAACCAATTTCAGTGAACGTTATTCAGAGGAAGAACAGCATGAGGATGAAGACGACCGGCAAGTTAATTTCAGCATGACCGGTTATAACCAGGATGAACATCACGTTGAGCAGCCTATTGATTACAGTCGAAAGTATCCTCCAGAGGTTCCTGCCACAACACAGAAGCCTTCATTTTCATTCTCAAAGATTTCTTCCAAACAAAAAGCGAAGAAAGATAATGTGTCATCCAGCAGCAATACACCAACTCCATCACCTAACTCAAGCCGCCAAAATCAACTTCATCCTAATTCTGCTCAATCCCGGAGTGGCCAAAATAAGCAAAAACAAAGTGCAAGTAAATCTCCATCAATAAACCAAGAAACAATTCAGACCTACTGTGTTGAAGACACACCTATATGTTTTTCACGGTGCAGTTCCTTGTCCTCTTTATCTTCTGCTGAGGATGAAATTGAAGGACGTGAAAGAGTTGCTGAAGGAGCAGATGGAAGTAACGCATTGCAGATAACTGAGCTGAAGGATAGTCGAAATTCTGCTACTAAAGAAGGCACAACAAATGAAAATCGTTCCACATCTCATATGCGTTCAAAAGGTAGCAGATTAAATGCTTCCAACGTGTCACCTTCAGATCCTTCTCGACATAAGTCTGTTGAATTTTCCTCAGGTGCTAAATCGCCCTCAAAAAGTGGTGCTCAAACACCAAAAAGCCCACCAGAACACTATGTTCAAGAAACCCCTCTAATGTTCAGCAGATGCACTTCTGTAAGCTCTTTGGACAGTTTTGAGAGTCATTCAATAGCTAGTTCTGTGCAGAGCGAGCCATGTAGTGGTATGGTTAGTGGCATTATAAGTCCCAGTGATCTTCCAGACAGCCCGGGTCAAACAATGCCCCCAAGCAGAAGCAAGACTCCTCCACCACCTCAGGCCGTACACAATAAAAGAGATACAAACAAACCTAAAGTGACGACGAGCACTGAAGAGAGAGACCCTGCAGTCAAACAGACTACTGTACACACAGCAGTTCAGAGGGTACAGGTTCTTCAGGAAGCTGACACCTTACTGCACTTTGCGACTGAAAGTACACCTGATGGTTTTTCATGTTCTTCTAGTCTTAGTGCCCTTAGTCTGGATGAGCCTTATATCCCAAAAGATGTAGAACTTAAAATCATGCCCCCTGTCTTTGAAAATGATCATGGGAATGAAGCAGAATCAGATGTGTCTAAAGAATCCACTGACCAtaagaagaaagaagagaaaCAAGAAGTGGAGAAAGATATGCTAGATGATACAGATGATGACATTGATATTTTAGAGGAATGTATAATATCAGCTATGCCTACAAAGTCCTCTAGGAAAAGCAAGAAAACATCCCAACCAGCTGTTACAAAGACTGCTCCACCTACAGCTAGAAAACCAAGCCAGCTGCCGGTGTATAAGCTTCTTCCCCCTCAAAACAGACTGCAGGCTCAAAAACATGTCAGCTTTACTCATGCCGATGATATGCCTAGAGTCTACTGTGTAGAAGGGACCCCAATAAACTTTTCTACAACAACTTCTCTCAGTGACCTCACAATAGAATCTCCACCAAATGAACTGGCAAATAATGATCAAGCACATTCATTACCTGCAGTCTTTGAAAAGCGTGATACAATCCCAACTGAAGGACGATGTACAGATGATAAGGAAGCTAGTAAAAAGGCAACCACCAGTGCATCAGGGCTAGATGAGGATAAAACAGAGGAAGGTGATATTCTTGCTGAGTGCATACATTCAGCAATGCCCAAAGGTAAAAGTCACAAACCATATAGAGTCAAAAAGATAATGGATCAGATTAATCATAGCTCTGGAAGTGCTACCTCAAATAAAAATTCTCTAGAAGCTGAAAAGAAGCCAACTTCTCCGGTGAAGCCTATGCCACAACTTACTGGTTCTTCAAAGAAAAACGCAGAACACAAAATCAATTTGCCTCCCGAAAAACCCTACTGTGATGCAAAAAAGCAAAATATAAGAGGCCAGTCGACCAATGAAAAGCTACCAAATAACGAAGAGCGTTTAAAAGGAAGTTTTGCATTTGATTCCCCGCACCACTACACACCAATAGAGGGCAcaccctattgcttttcaagaaaTGATTCGCTGAGTTCATTAGACTTTGATGAGGATGATGTTGACCTTTCAAAAGAAAAGGAGGAGTTAAGGAAGGAAAAAGAAGCAAAAGATGTGGATACAAGGGCAGCAAGTAAAAACACTTCATCAAACCATGCACCTGAAAAAGGACAGCCAAGTCAAAAGGCTTCAGTACACAAAGGTTCAGCCAAGTCACATCTCCAAAAACAAGCTTCATTTCCTCCTGCATCTAAATCTGTTCAAGATAGAGGTGCAGCTCGTGATGAGAAACTGCAGAATTTTGCCATTGAAAATACACCAGTCTGCTTTTCTCGTAATTCATCATTAAGTTCTCTAAGTGATATTGACCAAGAGAACAACAACAAAGAAATTAAGGTAACAAAAGAAAATGAGCCAGCTGACTCTGAGATGCCATTGCGTAGACCTATGACTTCAGGTTATGCACCAAAATCATTTCATGTGGAAGATACTCCTGTCTGCTTTTCTAGAAACAGTTCTCTGAGTtctctgagcattgattctgaagATGATTTGCTACAAGAATGTATAAGTTCAGCCATGCCAAAGAAGAAAAAACCTCCAAAAGTCAAAACTGATGGTGAGAAGGTCCGTTCAAATAGCATTGGTGGTATACTTGCTGAGGAACCTGATCTAGGCTTAGATTTAAGAGATCTACAGAGTCCAGATTCTGAAAATGCATTTTCCCCAGATTCAGAAAACTTTGACTGGAAAGCAATCCAGGAAGGTGCTAATTCAATTGTCAGTCGCTTACATCAAGCAGCTGCTGCAGTTTCTTTGTCTCGGCAAGGCTCATCAGACTCAGATTCTATCCTTTCACTAAAATCAGGAATTTCCTTGGGTTCCCCTTTCCATATTACATCTGACAAAGAGGAAAAGCCAATCACAGTAAACAAAGGACCAAGAATTTTAAAACCTGGCGAGAAAGGTGCACTAGAAAATAAGAAAAACGATGAAGAAGCAAAAGGCATTAAAGGAGGAAAGAAAATATATAAAAGCATGATTACGGGAAAGTCACGCTCCAGCTCTGACTTCTCTAGTCAATGTAAACAATTAGCTCAGTCAAATATGCCCTCAATTTCACGCGGTAGAACAATGATCCATATACCTGGCGTCCGTGCTAGTTCTCCTAGCACAAGTCCAGTTTCAAAGAAAGTTCCTATACTAAAAAATGCACCATCTAAACCTTCCAATGACCATTCCACTAATTCTCCTAGAGGACAGAAACCATTTAAAGCCGAACCAGTTTACAGTAACAAACAGCCTTCTACACCAGGAGGTCAAAGTAAAGGCACTTCTAGATCAGGTTCAAGAGACTCTACACCTTCAAGGCCATCTCCTCAGCCATTAAGCAGACCTTTACAATCCCCTGGTCGAAGCTCTATTTCACCAGGCAGGAGTGGAATAAGTCCTCCTAACAAATTCTCCCAGCTACCAAGAACCTCTTCCCCAAGTACAGCATCTACCAAGTCTTCAGGTTCCGGCAGAATGTCCTATACATCTCCAGGTAGACAATTAAGCCAACAAAACCTTACTAAGCAGTCCACAAGCAACCTACCAAAAGCACCCAGTGGTATTCCAAGAAGCGAGTCTGCATCAAAGATTTTACACCAGAATACAAATGGTGCAGGATCTAGTAAGAAGGCAGAGCTGTCTAGAATGTCCTCAACAAAGTCCAGTGGAAGTGAGTCAGACAGGTCCGAAAGACCTGCTTTAGTACGTCAGTCAACATTTATTAAAGAAGCACCTAGCCCTACCTTAAGGAGAAAGTTAGAGGAATCTGCATCGTTTGAGTCTTTGTCATCTTCGTCTAAAGCTGACTCTCCCACACGATCCCAGGCTCAAACACCAGTTTTAAGCCCATCCCTTCCTGATATGTCTTTATCAACTCATCCTGTCCAACCTGGAGGTTGGAGAAAGATGCCCCATAACTTGAATGTTCCTGCAGAGCACAGCGACCTCAGAAAGCGGCATGACATAAGTCGATCGCATTCCGAGTCTCCATCTAGACTTCCAGCTCCGCGATCAGGTACATGGAAACGTGAGCATAGTAAACATTCTTCATCCCTTCCTCGTGTAAGTACTTGGAGGAGAACTGGAAGCTCATCTTCAATTTTGTCTGCTTCTTCTGAGTCTAGTGAGAAAGCAAAGAGTGAAGACGAAAGGCAGCCACCATGTTCCTTTGTCGGGCTTAAATCTACCACAGACTGTACACCATCTGCTAAAGGAACTTGGCGAAAGATAAAGGAGAATGAAATCATTGAGACTACAAGCAATGGTTCCTCTATCACCCTTGCAGAGTCTAACAATACACTTGAACCTAAAACAGTACACCAGATGGCACCAGCGGTTTCCAAAACAGAGGATGTGTGGGTAAGAATCGAGGACTGCCCAATCAATAACCCTAGGTCAGGCAGATCTCCTACAGGAAATTCCCCTCCAGTTATTGACAATGTGTCAGAGCAGGTAGAAAAGGCTGAGATAGTAAGGGACTGCCAAAGAAGGCATAATTCAGGGAACGGTAATGGGTCTGTCTTGGAAAATAGGCAAAAGTCTTTTATTAAGTTGGAAGGTTTGGATGCAAAGgggactgacccaaaacctgtaATAAACAGCCAGCACACAGGGCAAGAGACTAATGAAAACTCAGTTCCAGAACGAACACCATTTAGTTCGAGTAGCTCAAGCAAACACAGCTCACCAAGTGGAACTGTTGCTGTTCGTGTCACCCCTTTTAACTATAACCCTAGTCCCAGGAAAAGTAATGCAGATGGTAGCACATCTCGGCCTTCCCAAATCCCAACGCCAGTGACTACAAACTCAAAAAAAAGAGACTCAAAAAATGAAGCCACTGATTCCAGTGGCTCTCAAAGCCCTAAAAGACATTCTGGCTCTTACCTTGTGACTTCTGTTTGA